The Marivirga tractuosa DSM 4126 genome contains the following window.
TCCCAACCTGCTTTATTTAATTTGGAGATAGTCCCAGACATGGCACAGATATCATCGTCATGTGCAGAAATCACCAGTGCTTTTTTTACCTCCACTCTTGAAAGATAGATGTCCTCTGGAAATTCTTCAGATGGTACATATCTATTAATATAAGCGATATGCGCAGACAACAACAATAAGAACATTGATGTTACAATAGCTAAAAAGACCCATAACTTTTTCATAATACAGCGATAAAAATAAATAGTTACAACTACATAGTTATATAATACATCATAAATCTATGTATTTTAAAATTTAAATACAACTGTTAAAAAAAAATAAATAGTAACTAATACTTTTTTGAGGTTCCGATGAAGACAAAAAAAAATGGCCATGCTTTCACAAGGCCATCCTAAAACAATTGTCGGTAATAAATTAAGCTACTTTCTCAGTGCTTCCATTCAACCATTCAGGTTTTGTAATTTTCACTTCAGCATCTAGCTGATTGAGCATATTGTAAAGTCCAAAATAAGTTCTATTCACATACAAACCATGTTTTGAACCTCTTGCACCATTGCTGTTGCGCACTTCTTTCATGTTAGATACTCGCTCTCCCATCGCATAGATTTCCTCGAAGAAAGCATTATTGCCAAAATTAAAGGTATCATACTGAAAGGGTTTACTGAGCATTCCTATCATTTCCAAAAACACGCTACTGAAAATTTTTCTTTCTGCTGGTGAATCTTTTTCATGGAAGAAATCTAAAGCCTTAAATCTTTTATCGATTTCATCCTTATCCTGCATGAAACCAGGCCTAAGCAGAGCGAAATAGTTTTCATAGAAATCATCTGGGATTTCTTTTATACATCCAAAATCGATGATTCCCATGGTTCCATCATCCATAAACATGAAATTGCCTGGATGTGGATCAGCATGTACTTGTCTTAATTCATGAAATTGAAAGTTGTAAAAATCCCAAAGTGCCTGACCAATTTTATTTTTAATTTTCTGAGAAGGGTTGGTAGCCAAAAACTCTTTTAGGTGGACCCCATCCAACCAATCCATTGTAATTACCCTATCACCTGATAACTCTTGATAATACTTAGGAAAATATAAACCATCAATTTTTCCAGCCATAGCTTCAGTAATTTCTTTGGAACGCTGGAGTTCTAAGCCGTAATCCGCTTCTTCCATCAATTTCCCCTCAACCTCGCTCATATAGTGATCTAATTCCGCATTACTCATGTTAAATAAGCGAGTAGCAAATGGTCTCACTAATCTCAAATCAGAGCTGATACTATCGGCTACACCTGGATATTGAATTTTAACGGCATATTTTTTATCTCCTTTCGTTGCCTGATGCACCTGCCCCATAGAGGCAGCATTAACAGCGCTTTTAGTGAAGGTATCAAAAATAGCATCCGGACTTTTGCCCAATGTTTTTTGGAAAGTTTTCACCACTAAAGGATAAGACAAAGGCGGAGCACTGTACTGAGACATGGTAAATTTCTCTTGGTAAGCTGGTGGTAATAAATTCCTGTCCATACTTAACATTTGAGCTACTTTTAATGCACTACCTTTCAATTCACTTAATGATTCGTAAATATCTTCGGCATTATCCAAATCCAATTGGGAACGATCCATTTTTGGATTGAAAGCCTTTTTGGAATAATGTTTTATATAATTTCCCCCAACCCGAGCACCAGTTGATACAAACTTGCTGGCACGTTGAATTTTCGAAATAGGTATTCTGGATTGTTCTTTTCTATCGCTCATTACTATCGGTTTTGAAATATGAATTTGGCAAAATCAAACATTGAATCTAATGGACTTTTCCCCATCAGATCGTAGGCAACATTCACTGCTTTTTCTATGGCAGCATCTGTTTTTTCAAAACCTTTGCTGTCATCATTTGCCCAAAATTGAAGGATAAATAATGTTTGTATCCATAGTCCTTCCGAATAACGATCTCCAATCACTGGTCTATCAATGATTTCCTCCGTCTCCTTTCCTTGAAGCAAAATTTCATCTACAAATTTGTAAAAGTGCTTTTTGAAAGCTTCTAGGAAAGCTGGCTTCATATCGCCTTTTCTCATTTTCTGTAGATTCATCATAGCATAAGAACGATTAGCCTTCAAAACTTCAATTAAAGTAAAGTATAAAGCCAACAATTTCTCACGAGACGAATACTCTACAAAGGCTTCTTCTGCATGTAAATTCTCAATGGTTTCCTTTAAAAAATCAGCCCAGATATGCTTTTGCAAAGCTTTAAAAGAATTAAAGTGATTGTAAAAATCTACTTCATTCATTTTTAAGTCCTTAGCGAATTTGTAAATAGAAGCAGGTTCTTTTCCATGCTCTAAAACATAGTCTACATAAGCTTCCTTAATTTTTGTATCAATTGGTTTTGCTGTTTGCTTTTTTGCCATAAGTCAAATTGTGATTATGGTGATGTAACAGCCTGATAATGGGAAAGGTTTTGAGAATTGGAAAGAAAATGAAAACAGCTGTAATTGCAGCATAATAAATCCAAATAATGGCAAGAGCACGAGCAAGGAAGCTCGCCTAGCTTGCCATTTTTACCTTCATCGCTGGTTCGAGCTTCCAAGCCCGAACCTTCGTTCCTTTTCTAAATGTAATAGAGAGGATAATAGCTACTTATATATATAAGTTTTCAAAGCCAAATCAGAGCCTACCACTCCTCTATACATTCCTTCTGAATTGAAGCTAAAATCATAATTACCAGCAGCATCTAATGCTATCAGACCACCTTCTCCTTTCATCGCCACAAGTTTCTTCATCACCACCTGCTCACAAGCATCTTTCAATGAAAGACCCTTATATTCCATTAAGCAAGAAACATCATATGCGACTATAGCTCTGAGAAAAAACTCTCCATAGCCAGTACATGAAATTGCGCATGTATTATTATTGGCGTAAGTCCCACTTCCAATTACCGAGCTATCACCAATTCTCCCGTATTTTTTGTTGGTTAATCCACCAGTAGAAGTAGCAGCAGCTAAATTTCCATCAATATCTAAAGCTACAGCACCTACAGTTCCAAACTTTTTGTCTGCGTCATGATCTAGTAAAACTTTACCTTCTCCTTTTGCTGCCAACCACTGTTCTTCTCGGAAACGAGTTTGAAAATATTCGTCCGCAGCTTTTTCCAACTTCCTGTTGTCGCCATATTCTTCAGCGCCCTTTCCAATCAAATACACAAAATCATCATCAAAAAGGATAGATTTAGCTAATTGGATCGGGTTTTTAATATTTCTGACTCCTGCTATAGCCCCAGCCCTCAATTTGGCACCTTCCATAATAGAGGCTTCCATTTCATTTTTTCCACTATTAGAATAAACAGAACCTTTACCTGCATTAAAAAGCGGACTATCTTCCATTGCGCTTACTGCAACGGCAACTGCCTCAATTGCTGTTCCTTTTTTATTTAAAATATCTTCTCCTGCTTCTAAAGCTTCCCGAAGTGCTTCATGGTAAGCTTCTTCTTTCTCTGGGGTCATATTTTTTTTAAGGATGGTACCCGCACCACCATGAATGGCTAATACAAATTTCTTCATTATTCGATTGTAGAGTAAAATTTAAATTGAAAAGGAGTGTTTTGAATTCAACACTCAAAAAAGCATGTAAAAGCCTATTGACTAACAATCGAAGATGGGCTGTAGATTCTGCAATTCAAATCTTTTCACTTCCAATTGGGGAATTGGTTTTTGAGCAGAACTAGAAATATTGAAGTATTTTAACTTTTCCACATTCAATAATAATATTTTCCTGGATGAATGCCAAATCATTTTTTGAAGAGTACTACTATTTAATTTCCTCCAATTCCCTTCCTTTGGTTTCAGGCATAATGAAAATTGCCCATAGTAATTGAATCAGCATCATGGCGGCAAAAAACCAAAAAATAACAGAAGACCCGAAAGTGCTGGCAAAATAAGGGAAAATATTAGCTATGATGGCAGCAAATAACCAATGCGTGAAACTCCCCATAGACTGTCCATGAGCCCTTAATTTATTCGGGAAAATTTCCGCTATGAAAGCCCAAATAATGGATCCACTTCCTACTGCATGAGCAGCAATAAATAGAAACACGAAAAAAGGAAGTAAATTAGATGGGATAATATTTCCGCTAAAGCTTATCGCCATTAAGCTCAAAGAAATTAAATATCCGGCTGAGCCTAAATAAAGCAAAAATTTCCTTCCCATTCTATCGATCAAATATAAACCCACCATAGTAGCGATCACATTGATAAATCCAATTCCCATAGTGGAAAGCAAACCATTTTCTGTACTTATACCAGCCGATTCAAAAATCCTGGGAGCAAAATATATGATAGCATTGATCCCAGACAATTGATTAAAAAAAGCAATTAAAATCGCCATTAATGTGAATTTGAAATACTTCTTTTTGAAGAGCGCAAAAAATCCTTCCTTGCGCTCCATTTTGGCTTTTTCCTTTTCAATATTTTGGATAATTCGATCTACATTTTCTGGATCTGTTCTAGTTAATACAACTCTTGCCTCTTCATAATCAT
Protein-coding sequences here:
- a CDS encoding isoaspartyl peptidase/L-asparaginase family protein, whose product is MKKFVLAIHGGAGTILKKNMTPEKEEAYHEALREALEAGEDILNKKGTAIEAVAVAVSAMEDSPLFNAGKGSVYSNSGKNEMEASIMEGAKLRAGAIAGVRNIKNPIQLAKSILFDDDFVYLIGKGAEEYGDNRKLEKAADEYFQTRFREEQWLAAKGEGKVLLDHDADKKFGTVGAVALDIDGNLAAATSTGGLTNKKYGRIGDSSVIGSGTYANNNTCAISCTGYGEFFLRAIVAYDVSCLMEYKGLSLKDACEQVVMKKLVAMKGEGGLIALDAAGNYDFSFNSEGMYRGVVGSDLALKTYIYK
- a CDS encoding sugar porter family MFS transporter → MFKNSYVFFISLTAALGGFLFGFDTAVISGAEQAIQEIWRLSDWMHGFSIAVALYGTVIGALAAGYPANRFGRKPMLLLIGVLYTASAMGSALAPEVNSFMFFRFLGGLGVGASSVIAPMYISEIAPAGKRGMLVALFQFNVVLGILIAYFSNYLIALADLDSSWRWMLGVEIIPAVLYSLLSIRLPRSPRWLIANQNDYEEARVVLTRTDPENVDRIIQNIEKEKAKMERKEGFFALFKKKYFKFTLMAILIAFFNQLSGINAIIYFAPRIFESAGISTENGLLSTMGIGFINVIATMVGLYLIDRMGRKFLLYLGSAGYLISLSLMAISFSGNIIPSNLLPFFVFLFIAAHAVGSGSIIWAFIAEIFPNKLRAHGQSMGSFTHWLFAAIIANIFPYFASTFGSSVIFWFFAAMMLIQLLWAIFIMPETKGRELEEIK
- a CDS encoding TetR/AcrR family transcriptional regulator; this encodes MAKKQTAKPIDTKIKEAYVDYVLEHGKEPASIYKFAKDLKMNEVDFYNHFNSFKALQKHIWADFLKETIENLHAEEAFVEYSSREKLLALYFTLIEVLKANRSYAMMNLQKMRKGDMKPAFLEAFKKHFYKFVDEILLQGKETEEIIDRPVIGDRYSEGLWIQTLFILQFWANDDSKGFEKTDAAIEKAVNVAYDLMGKSPLDSMFDFAKFIFQNR
- a CDS encoding ABC1 kinase family protein; translation: MSDRKEQSRIPISKIQRASKFVSTGARVGGNYIKHYSKKAFNPKMDRSQLDLDNAEDIYESLSELKGSALKVAQMLSMDRNLLPPAYQEKFTMSQYSAPPLSYPLVVKTFQKTLGKSPDAIFDTFTKSAVNAASMGQVHQATKGDKKYAVKIQYPGVADSISSDLRLVRPFATRLFNMSNAELDHYMSEVEGKLMEEADYGLELQRSKEITEAMAGKIDGLYFPKYYQELSGDRVITMDWLDGVHLKEFLATNPSQKIKNKIGQALWDFYNFQFHELRQVHADPHPGNFMFMDDGTMGIIDFGCIKEIPDDFYENYFALLRPGFMQDKDEIDKRFKALDFFHEKDSPAERKIFSSVFLEMIGMLSKPFQYDTFNFGNNAFFEEIYAMGERVSNMKEVRNSNGARGSKHGLYVNRTYFGLYNMLNQLDAEVKITKPEWLNGSTEKVA